The Haloplanus sp. CK5-1 genome segment GAGAACGCCATCGCGCTCCAGGTCGCGGTGGGTGGCTCGACCAACGCCGTCCTCCACCTGCTGGCGATGGCCGCGGAGGCCGGCGTCGACCTCGACATCGAGGACTTCAACCGTATCAGCGCCCGCACCCCAAAGATCGCCAACCTCCAGCCCGGCGGCGAGCGGGTGATGAACGACCTCCACGAGGTCGGCGGCGTGCCGGTCGTCCTGCGGGAACTGCTCGACGCCGACCTGCTCCACGGCGACGCGCTCACCGTGACCGGCGAGACGATGGGCGAGGCGCTCGACCGCTACGATCCGCCCGCGGTCGCCGACCTCGACGCCGACTTCCTGCACACGGTCGACGACCCGATCCACGAGCGCGGTGCGATCCGGATCCTGACCGGCAACCTCGCCCCCGAAGGCGCGGTCATCAAGATCACCGGCGAGGACCACCTCCACCACGAGGGTCCGGTTCGGGTGTTCGAAGAGGAGAAAAACGCCATGGAGTACGTCCAGGAAGGTCACGTCGAGTCCGGGGACGTCATCTGCATCCGGAACGAGGGCCCACGCGGCGGCCCCGGAATGCGCGAGATGCTCGGCGTCACGAGCGCCGTCGCCGGCCAGGGCCACGCCGAGGACGTGGCACTATTCACCGACGGCCGGTTCTCCGGTGCGACGCGTGGCTTCTCCATCGGCCACGTCGCCCCCGAGGCGTTCGTCGGCGGTCCGATCGCCGCCCTCGAAGACGGCGACGTGGTGACCATCGACATCGACGACCTCGAACTCTCCGTGGATCTGAGCGACGAGGAACTCGAGGCGCGTCTCGACGGCTACGACGCCGAACCGAACTACACGTCCGGGGTACTGGCGAAGTACGGTGCCATGTTCGACTCGGCGGCAAACGGCGCGGTCACCGACCCCGGCTCGAAGCAGGACTGAGACGGCGACCGACTGGCCACCGACGGAGTGTTCCGTCCCGTGCTCGTGACGACGGTGGGGGGAGTTTCATAGTGTTTAGTTCGAATCTTTACCGGTGAGATACGGCCAGATGTTCGGTTCGGTGATCGCGCTCAATCCTCGTGGAATGCATTCTTTCAGCGTCGAGAGATCTGGCATAAGGCGATACTTGAACCACTCTTGCAATTGGTCCCAGCACCCTTCGACAGCGTTCAATTCGGGAAGTTTCGACGGGAAGTACCACACTTCGAGATCATCCCCTCGCACGCACGAGACCGAACTGTCTCCGACAGTTTCGGTCTCGCGCTCACCACTCACGTGCTCCCACAGATCCCTCGCGTAGAAGTAACCCGCTCGATCCAGAAACACCACTAACTCCTCACCGAACTTGTCTTTCAGCGCTTCTAACAGCCGAATCCCGTGGTTCCGTGTGAGATTCTCTTCTGTCCAGCAGAAGAAGCTGTCACCGTCGTCGGTGACAGCGCCCAGCACCGTCACTGAATCCCACGCTGTTGCAACCTCTATTGTCGGGTTTGAGCCAATTGGGTAGAAGCCACGTCGCTGAACAGTTCCGACGTGCTTGGTGAACTGATCGACAACAACGACAGTTTTCTCGGTTAGTTCGGGCCGTTTTTTTCGACTGTCTCCTGAAACTCAGTTTTCTCTTCAGGGTCGGCTTCATGATGTTGAGGCCGTGCTGTCCGCAAGGACAGCCCGGCCTCTTTCAACAAGTCATACGCGTAGGTTTCGTGGTATTCGACGCCGTATTCCTCTTTGGCGTGATGAAGCAAGAGTTTCGCTGACCACGCTTGCTGGTCGTATCCGAGTTCGGTCGGCGGCTGTTGCAACTGCTCGAACAGTCGCTCACGATCTTTGCCCTCGATTTTTGCTGGACCTCCTGGTCGAGGAGCGTCGTAAGGTGCCTGCTCGATCGGTTCTTCCTTGAACCGATCGAGCCAGTTGCGAATCGTTTTCTCGACAACACCGTGGCGGTCAGCCAGTGTATCCAGTTGATCGCCCTTCTTGCGCCCGATCGCCGCGAGAACACGTTCTCGCGGCTTCCCTTCGTCGATCTGGTCCTTGAGATCGTAGAGTTCTTCGAGCGTGATATCGTCAAGCCGACCCATTACCAACGCCAGCGTCTCTATCGGTAAAACAGTTCCCTAGACACTATCAGTCGTCGATCGAGAACTCACCGCTCGTAGGAGGCAACTCCACGACAAATACGCTTCCGTCCGGATCGTTGTCCTCGACCCAGACGGTTCCCCCGTAACGGTTCACGAGCGTTCGAACGAGGTAGAGCCCCAATCCGGTCCCCTCGCTGTCGAAACTCTTCTCGCCCTCCTCGAAGATCTGCTCTTTCTGGTCGTCGGGGATGCCCGGGCCGTTGTCGGCGACACGAATCCGAACCGCCTCGTCGTCAGCAACCGCCGAAACGGAGACTTCCGGGAGTTGCTTGTCGTTGTGTACGATCGCGTTGGTGAGCACGTTCCGGAACACCGAACCCAGCATGTCGTCGGCAAGCACCTCCGTGTCCGGAATCTCTCCTTCGACGGTGACGATGGCGCGTTCGTGACTAGTTCGTACGTCGTCGATCTGCTCTTCGAGGACGGGACGGACGGTCACCGGGATGCGGTCGGCCTCCGAGCGAAGCAACACTTTGGTGACATCGCCGGCGGTTCGAGTGATGTCGACGGCCTCACGACCCGCCTCCAAGATCTGCCGGAGGTACGCCTCCCCGTCGTCCTCGGCGTACTCTTCCAGCATACCGGCATACGCGAGCACAAGCTGGAGGGCGTTGCGAACGTCGTGGCGTACGACCTGGTTGAGCACCTCGAGGTTGTCACGCTGGCGCTCGAGGGTCCGTTCGTACTCCTTACGCTCGTCGATGTCGAGATGGATACCGACGGCTCGAACCGGCTCGCCGTCCGCGTCGCGACTGACGATTCGTCCGATATCTCGGATCCATTTCCAGCTACCGTCGGCGGTTCGCATCCGGTGTTCCGTATCGTAGAGGCCGGTGTCACCCAAGAGGTGGTCGTTCAGTGCGTCCTCGACCCGATCGAGGTCGTCGGGATGGACGCGCCGTTCCCACGCTTCGACGTGGGGATCGATCTCGTCGGGCGAGTATCCGAGCATCCGGGCCCACTGCTCGTTGAACTCCACCTCGTCGGTGGTCAGATCCCAGTCCCAGATGCCGAGATTCGCACCCTCGGTTGCGAGTTCCAACCGCTCTTTGAGCCGTTGGAGCTCTCGTTCTCGCTGTTTCTGTTCGGTGATGTCGGTCGAGACACCACAGAGGCCGGTGATCTCGCCGTCTTCGTAGACCGGGGATTTCCGTGTGAGCCGGACCGTGTTTCCCGACACCGTCGGGACCGTCTCCTCGATTTCGAGGACTTCGCCCGTCTCGATAACCCGTCGATCGTCCGCCCTAGCCTGTTCGGCGACCTCCGGAGGGACGAGGTCGTCGTCGGTCAACCCGACGATATCCCGGTCGTCCACGTTGAACAGTTCACGGCACGCTTGATTCATCATGAGATACTGCCCGTCGGTGTCTTTCAGAAAGACCGCCGCGGACATGGTCTGCAGGACGGTCTCGAACTGGCTGTGGATGTGCTCCAGTTTCCGTTCGTGCTCTTTGCGTCCCGTGATGTCCCGTGCGACTCCGACGATCCGGGTCACCGTTCCGTCGTCGGTGATCGGGGTGAGTTTCGTCTGCCAGTGACTCGTCCCGCCTGGGAGAGTGAGCGTCTCCTCGTACTCGATCGTGTCACGCTGTTCGACACAGCGACGGTAGTTCGTTGCGACGGCTGCACCCTGTTCGTCGCCGAGAAGGTCACGAGGGGTCTGGCCTCGCAGCTCGTCCTCGGACAGCCCGGTTCGCTGTCGGTGCGAGGCGTTGTTCCGCTGGAAGGTGAATCGGTAGTCGTCGTCCGTCTGCTCGACGTCGATCAGGAAGACTGCGTCCTGCATTTCACGAAAGATCGCCTCGTAGATCTTCGTCGACCCGTCATCGATCGCCCGAGCACCCCCGACGTCGGAGTCTTCGTTCATTTGGTCTTCTCCGAGGCACGTACGTCTCCCGGCTAATTATAGTTCAAGGATCGGTTCCGTGGAGCGAGCGTGGTCGTGACACCGAGAGACGATCGCACTCGTCGATCACGGGTGCGTCGCGATCGCCAGCCGTGTAGCGCCGATTCGTCCGAGTTCGGGATGGTGGTCCAATCCGGCCGTTCGGACGGGGCGACGGTGGCTACCGAACGGAGCGGAACTAATCGCCCAGGTCACGTAGCGTCTCGTGAACGCCGACGACCATCGTCGGGACGATCAGCATGAACAGGTGTTCCTCCAGCGGGATCCCGAGCAGGTCGATCCCCGTCCGCATCGGAATCGAGAAGACGCCGACCGAAAGCGTGTACCAGTCCCAGACGTACGCGAAGGGGTAGAGGACGGCGGCCGTCCGCGCGGCGGCCCGGACCGCGCCCGCTCGGACCACCAACGCCACGGCGACCGCCCCCCACAGCACTTCGGTCGCGAGGTAGGTGTACGGGCCGAGGACGGTGATGTCGGGGAGTGCGACCCCCGAGAGCGGGCGGACCCAGACGGCGACGACGAGGAGGGCGAAAAAGAGGTAGGACGCCCGTACCAGCAACATCGTCGCGAGTTCGGCGTCGGCGCGGCGGGCGACGAGGGCGACGGCGAGGAAGGGGAGCGTCGCGAACGCCGATCCACGGGGGACGACACCCGTCGCGGCGAGGGCGACGACGGCGGCCATCCCCGCGCTCATCAACGCCCCGGCGACGAGTCGTGCCCGGTCGCGTCCGACGATGACGGCGACGGTCCGCTTGTCGACCGAGCGGTCGTACGCGTAGTCGGTGGCGTCGTCGACGACCTTGATCCCCGCGAGGACGACGACGAACACGACGGCGAAGGCGACGGCGGTCGTCGAGAGCGCCAGGGACTGGACGTAGTAGCCGCCGAGGAGGGCGAAGCCGATGCCGACGGGGTAGCCAAGCGTCGCCCCGAAGGGGTTCGTGTCGAGGTGAGGCGCGTGGAGGACGGCGACGATCCATCCGGGAAGCGAGAGTAGGGCTGCGACGGCGTCGACGCGGAGGGCGAGGACGACGACCCCGACGAAACAGAGGAGGGTCGACCCGGCGAGCGCGAGGTGACAGCCCCGACGGGTGAGCGGGTGGTCGTCGTCCTCGCCGCGGCGGTGGAAGTCGACGAGACCGTCCTTGACGTGGGCGGTGTAGAGCGCACAGAAGGCGACCGCGAGGTGGAGGGCAGCGAGGCGGGGCGCGCCGAGGCCGCCGAGGACGGCACCGAACCCGGAGGCGGCCAGGGGCGGGAGCATGAACACCGGGTGGATCTGGGAGGCGATGGCCCCGAGAGTGGCGCGGGGGCCCGAGCCGTGTCGGGCGATGGCCATACCGTGGACACGTTCCACACCCACATATACTGCCGGTCGTGGTGGGGGTCGAGGAGGGGGAGCGACGCCGGGGTCGATCGAGAGTGGACGGCCGGTGTCACCCCCGGCTACGCGAAAACCGAGCGGACGGCGCGTCGAACCCGGGCGAACACGCCCGCGGACCGTTCGTCGACCGACTCGGGGGACTGGTCGGTCACACACGTGATCTCCAGACCCTGGTCCCGGCGGAGCGTTATCGTCACTTCGTCGGTGGTCGGTGCCCAGTCGCCGTCGTCCTCGACGACGCCGTGTTCTTCGAGCGCCTGCAGTCGGTCCTTCACGTCCCGCATGTCCATGTTCAACCCGCGAGCGATGTCGCCCGTCGCAGCGGGGCCGTTCGCGTAGAGGTACTCGAGGATTCGGAGGCTGGGCCAGGACGCCACGGTTTCGACGAACTGTACGTCTGCAGCCAGATCCGTGTCGAACAGCCGTTCCAACTCCGTGCGTGATGGAATCTGCATATCAGCTCTGAGTGAGGTTGGAGAGCTCTCTGCTCGCCTGGTCGGTCAGTTTGTACTCGATCCCTCTCGTGCCCTCGGTCGCCCGGATCAGCCCCTCCTTCTCAAGGTCGGTTAGCGACTCTTGGACGTGATAGGGACTGACGTCGAGTACCTCGGTGACGGCGTTGGCGGTGTTCGGTCCGTCGTCGTCGAGGTGCCCGACGATGTCCCTCGCGAGATCCGACAGCTGTTCGAGTTTCTGTGAGGCGTCTTCGGCGAGGACACGCCGGACGAAGTCGAAGTCGATGCGCTCGCGTTCCGCCCTGGCACCCTCCTCGATGACGGTGTTACACTGCCGTCGAAGGTGCCGCGGGTAGGGGGTGACGTCCTGGTGGATGAGGTCGATGGCGTCCCTCGTGAAAGGTTCGACGCCGTCCTCGTCGTGAGAACAGCCCACCCGCTCCCCCCGCTCGCTCGCCGCACAGTAGTATCGGAGCCGTTTGTTCACGAGGTCGAAGGCGCCGTCCGAATCCAGCCCCGAGAGCGTGATTTCGTCGCCGATCCGGTCGGACAGCGGCTCGATCTTCGACTGAATCTGATCGAGCATGTGTGCCGTCCCGTTGAAGACGAAGACGGGTTCCCAGTCCTCGATGTCCCGCTGCAGGTGGAGGATCTGCCGGAGCGTCCCGTCGCTCCCGTTTATCACCTCGTCGTAGAACATGACCGTCCGGACGTCGTTTTCGTACCGCTCCTGTAGTGCCGCGGTGACGTCCTCGTAGAGGTCGGCCTGTGCGGCGGCCGGGTCGACCGGCTCGCCGAGTTCGTCGAGGATCCGCTTGGCCATCGCCTTGCTGTATCGTCCCTTCTGGACGGAGACGAACACCGGCAGATAGCCGTCCACGTCCGCGAGAACGTCGTACATGGTCTTCGTGAGGATCGTCTTCCCGGTCCCGAACGGGCCGATGATGAACGTGTTGACGTTTCGCTGGATGTTCTCGCGGAGTCGGCGCAGTTCGTCCTCGTAGCCGGCGAAGAGCCTCGGATCGGGCCACTTCTCGGCGAACGGGTTCGCCGTGAACCCGTGCTCCCCCGGTTCGTACGGCCAGTTCCCTCCCGATTCGAACTCCGCTTTCATCTCGGAGATCAGGTCGTCCGTCATTGCCGGCCGTTCGAAGTGGGCGATATTCAATATGGCGGCGCCAGTGACTAGATAATAGTTATCGGCTTAATCGGCTTTGATAGGTTTATCTCACTTACTAGAAAAAACAACTATAACAACCGAGGCCGACACCGAGAGTGTGGTGTCCATCATGGGAGATCGAATCCGCGTCGACGGAACCGACGTTCCGGTTGCGGACGGAACGACAGTCGAGGACCTCAAAGAGCGACTCGGTCGCGAGGACGACGAACTGGCGACCTACGAGGAGAACGGGGAGGTGAAAGTGCTCGGCGACCGGGACGTGGTCGCCGACGCCGTCCCCAGCGGGACGAACATCAGCTTCCAGCCCGGCGAGGGGAACGTCTTCGGATGAAGCGGGGGCGCGCGTACGAGGAAGCCGAGAAGCTCGGGCACCGGTATCCGGTCCGGTACAGCGAGGCCGACCGGCGTGTCGTCCTCGAGCGGTTCGACTACCCCGAGGGGTGGTCGCCCCGGTTCGCGCCGATGCGATACGACCTCCCGACGACCTACCCACGGGACATGCCCACGGTCTACGTGTCGAACGAGGTC includes the following:
- a CDS encoding IS630 family transposase; this encodes MGRLDDITLEELYDLKDQIDEGKPRERVLAAIGRKKGDQLDTLADRHGVVEKTIRNWLDRFKEEPIEQAPYDAPRPGGPAKIEGKDRERLFEQLQQPPTELGYDQQAWSAKLLLHHAKEEYGVEYHETYAYDLLKEAGLSLRTARPQHHEADPEEKTEFQETVEKNGPN
- a CDS encoding lycopene cyclase domain-containing protein; the protein is MAIARHGSGPRATLGAIASQIHPVFMLPPLAASGFGAVLGGLGAPRLAALHLAVAFCALYTAHVKDGLVDFHRRGEDDDHPLTRRGCHLALAGSTLLCFVGVVVLALRVDAVAALLSLPGWIVAVLHAPHLDTNPFGATLGYPVGIGFALLGGYYVQSLALSTTAVAFAVVFVVVLAGIKVVDDATDYAYDRSVDKRTVAVIVGRDRARLVAGALMSAGMAAVVALAATGVVPRGSAFATLPFLAVALVARRADAELATMLLVRASYLFFALLVVAVWVRPLSGVALPDITVLGPYTYLATEVLWGAVAVALVVRAGAVRAAARTAAVLYPFAYVWDWYTLSVGVFSIPMRTGIDLLGIPLEEHLFMLIVPTMVVGVHETLRDLGD
- a CDS encoding AAA family ATPase, which encodes MTDDLISEMKAEFESGGNWPYEPGEHGFTANPFAEKWPDPRLFAGYEDELRRLRENIQRNVNTFIIGPFGTGKTILTKTMYDVLADVDGYLPVFVSVQKGRYSKAMAKRILDELGEPVDPAAAQADLYEDVTAALQERYENDVRTVMFYDEVINGSDGTLRQILHLQRDIEDWEPVFVFNGTAHMLDQIQSKIEPLSDRIGDEITLSGLDSDGAFDLVNKRLRYYCAASERGERVGCSHDEDGVEPFTRDAIDLIHQDVTPYPRHLRRQCNTVIEEGARAERERIDFDFVRRVLAEDASQKLEQLSDLARDIVGHLDDDGPNTANAVTEVLDVSPYHVQESLTDLEKEGLIRATEGTRGIEYKLTDQASRELSNLTQS
- a CDS encoding PAS domain S-box protein, coding for MNEDSDVGGARAIDDGSTKIYEAIFREMQDAVFLIDVEQTDDDYRFTFQRNNASHRQRTGLSEDELRGQTPRDLLGDEQGAAVATNYRRCVEQRDTIEYEETLTLPGGTSHWQTKLTPITDDGTVTRIVGVARDITGRKEHERKLEHIHSQFETVLQTMSAAVFLKDTDGQYLMMNQACRELFNVDDRDIVGLTDDDLVPPEVAEQARADDRRVIETGEVLEIEETVPTVSGNTVRLTRKSPVYEDGEITGLCGVSTDITEQKQRERELQRLKERLELATEGANLGIWDWDLTTDEVEFNEQWARMLGYSPDEIDPHVEAWERRVHPDDLDRVEDALNDHLLGDTGLYDTEHRMRTADGSWKWIRDIGRIVSRDADGEPVRAVGIHLDIDERKEYERTLERQRDNLEVLNQVVRHDVRNALQLVLAYAGMLEEYAEDDGEAYLRQILEAGREAVDITRTAGDVTKVLLRSEADRIPVTVRPVLEEQIDDVRTSHERAIVTVEGEIPDTEVLADDMLGSVFRNVLTNAIVHNDKQLPEVSVSAVADDEAVRIRVADNGPGIPDDQKEQIFEEGEKSFDSEGTGLGLYLVRTLVNRYGGTVWVEDNDPDGSVFVVELPPTSGEFSIDD
- a CDS encoding helix-turn-helix domain-containing protein, producing the protein MQIPSRTELERLFDTDLAADVQFVETVASWPSLRILEYLYANGPAATGDIARGLNMDMRDVKDRLQALEEHGVVEDDGDWAPTTDEVTITLRRDQGLEITCVTDQSPESVDERSAGVFARVRRAVRSVFA
- the ilvD gene encoding dihydroxy-acid dehydratase gives rise to the protein MSQQEPPERDDESPYAGSKDRDLRSREVTEGRDRAPHRSMFRAMGFDDDDLESPMVGVPNPAADITPCNVHLDDVAESVVDGIDGAGGMPIEFGTITISDAISMGTEGMKSSLISRELIADSVELVSFGERMDALVTVGGCDKNMPGMMMASIRTDLPSVFCYGGSIMPGEHDGREVTIQNVFEGVGAVAEGDMSDDELDTLERNACPGAGSCGGMFTANTMASISEAIGFAPLGSASPPAEDEARYEVARETGELVVDVIEADRKPSDFLSVESFENAIALQVAVGGSTNAVLHLLAMAAEAGVDLDIEDFNRISARTPKIANLQPGGERVMNDLHEVGGVPVVLRELLDADLLHGDALTVTGETMGEALDRYDPPAVADLDADFLHTVDDPIHERGAIRILTGNLAPEGAVIKITGEDHLHHEGPVRVFEEEKNAMEYVQEGHVESGDVICIRNEGPRGGPGMREMLGVTSAVAGQGHAEDVALFTDGRFSGATRGFSIGHVAPEAFVGGPIAALEDGDVVTIDIDDLELSVDLSDEELEARLDGYDAEPNYTSGVLAKYGAMFDSAANGAVTDPGSKQD